In one window of Mesorhizobium sp. B2-1-1 DNA:
- a CDS encoding Kazal-type serine protease inhibitor family protein produces MRFLAAIFSRQGFVVLFLSAVLAACTVVVDDGPGPRPRPPRPGPQFCTKQYEPVCARRGGDRQTFANACLADRAGYRIVRDGPCRDGGEGGGEQTFCTREYAPVCARRGGELRTFPNACEARAADYRIVGGGRC; encoded by the coding sequence ATGAGGTTTCTTGCGGCAATCTTCTCGCGACAGGGTTTTGTCGTCCTGTTCCTGTCGGCTGTTCTTGCCGCCTGTACAGTGGTCGTCGACGACGGCCCGGGACCGCGGCCACGGCCGCCGCGGCCGGGACCGCAATTCTGCACCAAACAGTACGAGCCCGTCTGCGCCCGGCGCGGTGGCGACCGCCAGACCTTCGCCAATGCCTGTCTTGCCGACCGGGCGGGTTATCGCATCGTGCGCGACGGTCCCTGCCGTGACGGCGGCGAGGGTGGCGGCGAGCAGACTTTCTGCACCCGCGAATACGCGCCGGTCTGCGCCCGGCGCGGCGGAGAGTTGCGAACCTTCCCCAACGCCTGCGAGGCACGCGCCGCCGACTACCGCATCGTTGGCGGGGGCCGCTGCTGA
- a CDS encoding type II toxin-antitoxin system RelE/ParE family toxin — protein sequence MIKSFRNKALSELFQAGKTGKIDTKMHKRVLVRLDRLEASEKPEEMNLPGFAFHALRGFDPIRYTVHVNGPWCITFEFDGKDAARVDFEQYH from the coding sequence ATGATCAAGTCTTTCAGGAACAAGGCCCTGTCAGAGCTCTTTCAAGCCGGGAAAACCGGCAAGATCGACACCAAGATGCACAAGCGCGTTCTTGTCCGGCTTGACCGCCTGGAAGCTTCAGAAAAGCCGGAGGAGATGAACCTTCCTGGCTTTGCCTTCCATGCGCTGAGAGGCTTCGATCCCATCCGTTACACGGTCCACGTCAACGGCCCGTGGTGCATCACGTTTGAATTCGACGGCAAGGACGCCGCCCGCGTCGATTTCGAGCAATACCACTGA
- a CDS encoding DUF1428 domain-containing protein, producing the protein MSYVDGFVLAVPKAKLDDYKKLANTAGAVWKEHGALAYVECVGDDVPYGEVTSFPRAVQAKDDEVVIFSWIVYKSRQDRDAVMAKVMADPRLQPDMSTMPFDGKRMIFGGFQTFMEL; encoded by the coding sequence ATGTCCTATGTCGACGGTTTCGTGCTTGCCGTGCCAAAGGCAAAACTCGACGATTACAAGAAGCTGGCCAACACCGCCGGCGCCGTCTGGAAGGAACACGGCGCGCTCGCCTATGTCGAGTGCGTCGGCGACGATGTGCCTTATGGCGAGGTCACGTCGTTTCCACGCGCCGTGCAGGCCAAGGACGACGAAGTCGTCATCTTTTCCTGGATCGTCTACAAATCCAGGCAGGACCGCGACGCGGTCATGGCCAAGGTGATGGCCGATCCACGATTGCAGCCGGATATGTCGACAATGCCGTTCGACGGCAAGCGCATGATCTTCGGCGGGTTCCAGACGTTCATGGAATTGTAG
- a CDS encoding cold-shock protein, whose translation MPQTGTVKFFNHAKGFGFITPDDGAKDVFVHISAVQASGLPGLEDGQKVTFDTEPDKRGKGPKAVNLSIG comes from the coding sequence ATGCCGCAGACCGGCACCGTCAAATTCTTCAACCATGCCAAAGGGTTCGGCTTCATCACACCGGATGATGGCGCGAAGGATGTCTTCGTTCATATTTCGGCCGTGCAGGCGTCGGGTCTTCCCGGTCTTGAGGATGGGCAGAAAGTGACATTCGACACCGAGCCTGACAAGCGCGGCAAGGGTCCCAAGGCCGTCAACCTGTCGATCGGCTGA
- a CDS encoding cold-shock protein: protein MNTGTVKFYNGQKGFGFIQPTDGGKDVFVHVSALERAGFPGLAEGQKLQFELERDAKGRESAANLQLI from the coding sequence ATGAACACCGGAACCGTGAAATTCTACAATGGCCAGAAGGGTTTTGGCTTCATTCAACCAACCGACGGCGGCAAGGACGTTTTCGTCCACGTCAGCGCATTGGAACGCGCGGGCTTTCCTGGCCTCGCCGAAGGCCAGAAGCTGCAATTCGAGTTGGAGCGTGATGCCAAGGGCCGCGAGTCGGCCGCCAATTTGCAACTGATCTGA
- a CDS encoding MBL fold metallo-hydrolase — protein MGQLNAGIVPVTPFQQNCTILFDMDDKHGVVVDPGGDIDKVLAALKDNAISAGAIWITHGHIDHAGGAMELKEALGVEIIGPHEADRMLLDNLENQGERYGIAGVRNCVPDRFLTEGETVSFGSHLFEVLHCPGHAPGHVVYYNRAAKFAHVGDVLFRGSIGRTDLPGGDHAALIASIKDKLLPLGDDIGFICGHGPGGRFGEERRSNPFLT, from the coding sequence ATGGGTCAGCTCAATGCCGGCATCGTGCCGGTCACGCCTTTCCAGCAGAATTGCACGATCCTGTTCGACATGGACGACAAGCACGGTGTCGTCGTCGATCCGGGCGGCGATATCGACAAGGTGCTGGCGGCGCTGAAGGACAATGCGATATCGGCCGGCGCGATCTGGATCACGCATGGTCATATCGACCATGCCGGCGGCGCGATGGAGTTGAAGGAAGCGCTCGGTGTCGAGATCATCGGCCCGCACGAGGCCGACAGGATGTTGCTCGACAATCTTGAGAACCAGGGCGAGCGCTATGGCATTGCCGGCGTGCGCAACTGCGTGCCCGACCGGTTTCTCACCGAAGGCGAGACGGTCTCGTTCGGCTCGCATCTCTTCGAGGTGCTGCATTGCCCCGGCCACGCGCCCGGCCATGTCGTCTATTACAACCGCGCGGCCAAATTCGCCCATGTCGGGGACGTGCTGTTTCGCGGCTCGATCGGGCGCACCGACCTGCCGGGCGGCGATCATGCGGCACTCATCGCCTCGATCAAGGACAAGCTTTTGCCGCTCGGCGACGACATCGGCTTCATCTGCGGCCACGGTCCGGGCGGGCGTTTCGGCGAGGAGCGGCGGAGCAATCCGTTTTTGACGTGA
- a CDS encoding HigA family addiction module antitoxin yields the protein MSVHEPTRPIERCPSHPGALLGDIIPATGKTKVEIANLLGISRQQLYDIIREKKPVSPAVAARLGKLFGDGAAIWLRMQAAFDAWHAEREVNVSAIPTLKVA from the coding sequence ATGAGCGTGCACGAGCCGACGCGTCCTATCGAGCGCTGTCCCTCCCACCCGGGAGCGCTGCTTGGGGACATTATCCCGGCAACTGGAAAGACCAAGGTGGAAATTGCAAACCTGCTCGGCATCTCCCGGCAGCAGCTCTATGATATCATCCGCGAAAAGAAGCCGGTTTCACCGGCTGTGGCCGCCCGCCTTGGGAAGCTGTTCGGCGATGGAGCCGCGATCTGGCTTCGCATGCAGGCAGCTTTCGATGCCTGGCATGCCGAACGTGAGGTGAATGTTTCGGCTATTCCGACGCTCAAGGTCGCGTAG
- a CDS encoding BA14K family protein → MNRIFKTAVLSAAVVATTFAALPAANAGDWRHRHHHDHGDAIAAGVLGLAAGALIGGALANQQPPPRDYYDDGYYDRDVRIRPAPVRRYYAEPQVVYADRYAEPWTRGWYDYCSDRYRTFNARTGTFTGNDGEQHFCTAN, encoded by the coding sequence ATGAACCGAATTTTCAAGACAGCCGTGCTGTCCGCCGCAGTGGTTGCCACCACGTTCGCGGCCTTGCCCGCGGCCAATGCGGGCGATTGGCGTCACCGCCACCATCATGACCATGGCGATGCCATTGCCGCCGGCGTCCTCGGCCTCGCGGCCGGCGCGCTGATCGGCGGTGCGTTGGCCAACCAGCAGCCGCCGCCCCGCGACTACTACGATGATGGCTATTACGATCGCGATGTGCGGATTCGCCCGGCGCCGGTCCGCCGCTACTATGCCGAACCGCAAGTGGTCTACGCCGACCGCTATGCCGAACCGTGGACGCGCGGCTGGTACGACTATTGCTCCGACCGGTACCGCACCTTCAACGCCCGCACCGGCACCTTCACCGGCAATGACGGCGAGCAGCATTTCTGCACCGCTAACTGA
- a CDS encoding tetratricopeptide repeat-containing sulfotransferase family protein, with amino-acid sequence MQRALQLHQAGRRQEAEALYRQVLTHKVNHAAAAHFLGLLLHQTGRSAEGLGLLEQSVRLQPKNPDFLNNLGTVMRDLGRVAAAADFFRGAVALRPDQLAARDNLGSSLKQLGQFEGAEEIYRGTVARNPFHFRARIGLAETLQEAGRLDEALAVFREALSIRPKDAELLHGLGVGLMEKGELDEAAELFRQALAADPGMARAWLMLTQVKRQKERDAELTGMEAQHAKALPDSLARMQLAFGLGKVNDDLKDYNRAFDYFAEGNAIRRKGIDYDAERTRAEFEAMKTVFDRDFFQKHRPSAISDDTPIFVIGMPRSGTTLVEQIIASHPQVYGAGELGILKTAVGRQFPATMPGGFPWGVSDAPDTDFAEAGRAYLDMLHARYPHMRHVTDKMPGNFLLVGFIHMMMPKARIIHCARHAAATCLSIYKVHFRGDSHRYGYDLGELADFHNLYTDIMAHWHKVLPGVVHDVRYEDFVADQEGQSRALINYLGLPWDDAVLSFHQTDRPVRTASAAQVRQPMYQGSVDLWKRYGDRLKPLLDRLA; translated from the coding sequence GTGCAGAGGGCGCTGCAACTGCATCAGGCGGGGCGGCGGCAAGAGGCCGAGGCGCTCTATCGGCAAGTGCTGACGCACAAGGTCAACCATGCGGCGGCTGCGCATTTTCTCGGTCTTTTGCTGCACCAGACCGGGCGCAGCGCCGAGGGGCTCGGTCTCCTCGAGCAATCGGTGCGCTTGCAGCCGAAGAATCCGGATTTCCTCAACAACCTCGGCACGGTGATGCGCGATCTCGGCCGTGTCGCGGCGGCCGCCGACTTCTTCCGCGGCGCGGTGGCGCTGCGGCCGGACCAGCTCGCGGCGCGCGACAATCTCGGCTCGTCACTGAAACAGCTTGGGCAGTTCGAGGGCGCCGAGGAGATCTATCGCGGCACGGTCGCGCGCAATCCCTTCCATTTCCGCGCCCGCATCGGGCTTGCCGAAACCTTGCAGGAAGCGGGGCGCCTGGACGAGGCGCTGGCCGTCTTTCGCGAGGCGCTGTCGATCCGTCCGAAGGACGCCGAACTGCTGCACGGGCTGGGCGTCGGGTTGATGGAAAAAGGCGAGCTCGACGAGGCGGCCGAGCTGTTCCGGCAGGCGCTGGCGGCCGATCCCGGCATGGCGCGCGCCTGGCTGATGCTGACGCAGGTCAAGCGTCAGAAGGAGCGCGATGCCGAATTGACCGGGATGGAGGCCCAGCACGCCAAGGCGCTGCCGGACAGCCTGGCGCGCATGCAGCTTGCCTTCGGCCTCGGCAAGGTCAATGACGATCTGAAGGATTATAACAGAGCCTTCGACTATTTCGCCGAAGGCAATGCCATCCGCCGCAAGGGCATCGACTACGACGCGGAAAGGACACGCGCCGAATTCGAGGCTATGAAAACGGTGTTCGACAGGGATTTCTTCCAGAAGCACAGGCCCAGCGCGATCTCCGACGATACGCCGATCTTCGTCATCGGCATGCCTCGTTCGGGCACGACCCTGGTCGAGCAGATCATCGCCAGCCATCCGCAGGTCTACGGCGCCGGCGAGCTCGGCATCCTGAAGACGGCGGTCGGCAGGCAGTTCCCGGCGACCATGCCCGGCGGCTTCCCCTGGGGCGTTTCGGATGCGCCCGATACGGATTTTGCCGAGGCGGGACGCGCCTATCTCGACATGCTGCATGCCCGCTATCCGCACATGCGCCACGTCACCGACAAGATGCCGGGCAACTTCCTGCTTGTCGGCTTCATCCACATGATGATGCCAAAGGCCAGGATCATCCATTGCGCCCGCCATGCGGCGGCAACCTGCCTTTCGATCTACAAGGTGCATTTCCGCGGCGACAGCCACCGCTACGGCTATGATCTGGGCGAACTCGCCGATTTCCACAATCTCTACACGGACATCATGGCGCATTGGCACAAGGTGCTGCCTGGCGTCGTGCACGATGTGCGCTACGAGGATTTCGTCGCCGACCAGGAAGGCCAGAGCCGGGCGCTGATCAACTATCTCGGGCTGCCATGGGACGATGCCGTGCTGTCGTTCCACCAGACCGACCGGCCGGTGCGCACGGCTTCCGCCGCGCAGGTGCGCCAGCCGATGTATCAAGGCTCGGTCGACCTGTGGAAGCGCTACGGCGACAGGCTGAAGCCTCTGCTGGACAGACTGGCTTAA
- a CDS encoding cold-shock protein gives MAQTGTVKFFNATKGFGFITPDGGAKDVFVHISAIEASGLRTLVDGQKVTFDVEPDRMGKGPKAVNLRAA, from the coding sequence ATGGCCCAGACCGGCACCGTTAAATTCTTCAACGCGACCAAAGGCTTCGGTTTCATCACGCCCGACGGTGGCGCCAAGGACGTATTCGTCCACATTTCCGCGATCGAGGCCTCGGGCCTGCGCACGCTCGTCGACGGCCAGAAGGTCACCTTCGACGTCGAGCCGGATCGGATGGGCAAAGGCCCCAAGGCCGTCAACCTCCGCGCCGCCTGA
- a CDS encoding VOC family protein, with the protein MTDQTPVQPKAKVLGGLTPYLQVDGAFKAAEFYQKAFGAKQVFFYPADEKGRTMHIHLHINGSTLMLGDAYPEHGHPHQAPQGYTLQLHLGSDEIDGWWQRAVDAGCEIVTPLQVMFWGDRWGQVKDPFGVAWAMNAPVEQ; encoded by the coding sequence ATGACCGACCAGACCCCTGTTCAGCCCAAGGCGAAAGTGCTCGGCGGATTGACTCCCTATCTGCAGGTGGACGGCGCCTTCAAGGCCGCAGAATTCTACCAGAAGGCGTTCGGCGCCAAGCAGGTCTTTTTCTACCCTGCGGACGAAAAAGGCCGCACTATGCACATCCATCTTCACATCAACGGTTCGACGTTGATGTTGGGCGACGCCTATCCCGAGCACGGCCACCCGCACCAGGCGCCGCAGGGCTACACACTCCAGCTTCATCTCGGCAGCGACGAGATCGACGGCTGGTGGCAGCGCGCGGTCGACGCCGGCTGCGAGATCGTGACGCCGCTGCAGGTGATGTTCTGGGGCGACCGCTGGGGCCAGGTGAAGGACCCTTTCGGAGTCGCATGGGCGATGAACGCTCCAGTGGAGCAATAA